Genomic DNA from Bacteroidota bacterium:
TTACTAAAACTTATTAAATGATCAACAAAACCTTGTGGGTATGCTAATTTAACATGATCAATAACACTTTCGGGCAGTTTCTCATAATCCTTAACTATTCTCTTCTTTTCCAACTCATTTAATGTTTATTTGTCAATAAAAAAATATGCAGCTAACTAAAGGGTTGATAACCAGCAAATAATGCAAAAACGTTTGATTTGTTTTGCTAAAAATGATGAAGTAATACCTTTAATTCTCACATTTCATTATAAATGCAACCAACCAAAATTATAAAGTGATAGCAATTAAACAAGCAGTTTTGAATTTTATTTTCATTTTATTTAACATGTGAGTAATATTCATGAATGAAATATTTATGATGATATTAGGCTGAAATTGCTATATTCGCAACTTTTAAAAGAATAAGAATGAACACCAAACTATCAAACAGAGTAGAGAAATTACAGGAATCTGAAACCTTGAAGATGGCCAAACTGGCTCGCCAATTAATTGCTGATGGAAAAGATATCATAAACCTGAGTATAGGAGAACCAGATTTTGATACGCCAGATCATATCAAGGAAGCAGCCATAAAGGCTATAAATGATAATATTACACATTATCCTCCAGTTGCTGGATTTTCTGAACTACGTCAGGTAATTGCCAAGAAATACAATACAGATTTCATGTGTGATTATGATTTTAATCAGGTGATTGTGAGTTCAGGAGCAAAGCAATCGCTGAGTAATGCTATCTTAAGCTTATTAGATGTTGGAGATGAAGTAATCGTTCCTTCTCCATATTGGGTTTCATATCCTGAGATGATTAAGCTATCCGGAGCCGATATGGTTGTTATTAAAGCGGGGATTGATACAAATTATAAAATTACCCCTCAACAATTAGAAGAAGCAATAACGGATAAAACAAGGATGTTTTTATTCAGCTCTCCTTCCAACCCTAGTGGTGGTGTTTATTGTTTGGGCGAATTGGAAGAGTTGGCTAAGGTTTTTAGAAAGTACCCCAATATTATTATCGTAGCTGACGAAATTTATGACCATATTAATTATGTTGGTGGTCCTTGTTCTTTTGCTATGATTAAAGACTTAAGAGATAGAGTGGTAATTGTCAATGGCGTATCCAAAGGATTTGCCATGACAGGTTGGCGAATAGGCTATATGGTTGCTCCATTGTGGTTAGCAACAGCATGTAATAAATTACAAGGCCAACTAACTTCTGGCCCATGCACTATTTCACAAATGGCTGCACTTGAAGCTTTGTCAAGTA
This window encodes:
- a CDS encoding pyridoxal phosphate-dependent aminotransferase, whose protein sequence is MNTKLSNRVEKLQESETLKMAKLARQLIADGKDIINLSIGEPDFDTPDHIKEAAIKAINDNITHYPPVAGFSELRQVIAKKYNTDFMCDYDFNQVIVSSGAKQSLSNAILSLLDVGDEVIVPSPYWVSYPEMIKLSGADMVVIKAGIDTNYKITPQQLEEAITDKTRMFLFSSPSNPSGGVYCLGELEELAKVFRKYPNIIIVADEIYDHINYVGGPCSFAMIKDLRDRVVIVNGVSKGFAMTGWRIGYMVAPLWLATACNKLQGQLTSGPCTISQMAALEALSSSLSSTYKMRDEFKKRREIVVSMLSKISGVKTNVPDGAFYSLIDITSFFGKSYGNYTIEDSSDLAMFLLEDGNVSVVTGSAFGVPECVRISFATSEDNLRKAIGRIESSLKKLK